A genomic window from Vicinamibacteria bacterium includes:
- a CDS encoding Rrf2 family transcriptional regulator yields the protein MKVTAQEEYGIRCLLQLARSAKEAKPITVREVAAQEGISVAYAEKLLHRLAKAGLAESVRG from the coding sequence ATGAAGGTGACGGCGCAAGAGGAATACGGGATTCGATGCCTACTGCAGCTCGCCCGCAGTGCGAAGGAGGCCAAGCCGATCACCGTCCGGGAAGTGGCCGCTCAAGAAGGCATTTCCGTGGCCTACGCGGAGAAGCTCCTGCATCGCCTTGCCAAGGCGGGGCTCGCCGAGTCGGTGAGAGG